One genomic window of Oncorhynchus kisutch isolate 150728-3 unplaced genomic scaffold, Okis_V2 scaffold2470, whole genome shotgun sequence includes the following:
- the LOC116370161 gene encoding C-type lectin domain family 4 member M-like, protein MDLCTERDQCRMNRNQLERERDKEKMDKKQLLERYTALTTERDRLRKRVSLLTNEKVVLSICGTGRVVEGSGMAVQTMRTVLKCPKRWRMLGSNCYFLSTERKTWEESKLDCLARGADLVIINSRQEQKLLYQLHGDADLLGLGLV, encoded by the exons ATGGATCTgtgtacagagagagaccagtgccGGATGAACAGAAaccagctagagagggagagagacaaagagaaaatgGACAAAAAACAGTTACTGGAGCGTTACACTGCCCTGACTACAGAACGGGACAGGTTGAGAAAAAGGGTCAGTCTTCTGACCAATGAGAAGGTGGTGCTCTCTATCTGTG GTACTGGaagagtggtggaagggagtggcaTGGCAGTCCAAACGATGAGGACTGTGTTAAAGTGTCCTAAACGATGGAGGATGTTGGGATCCAACTGTTACTTCCTGTCTACTGAGAGGAAAACCTGGGAGGAGAGCAAACTGGATTGTCTGGCGAGAGGAGCAGACCTGGTGATCATAAACAGCAGACAGGaacag AAGTTGTTGTACCAGCTGCATGGTGATGCAGATCTCCTGGGTCTGGGATTGGTCTGA